The sequence below is a genomic window from Fundidesulfovibrio magnetotacticus.
AAAGATGATGACACAAGCCTATACCAAGTATTTGAGCGAATCAACACCAGCGGACGAACACTTTTCCCTCAAGAAATTAGAAACTGCGTATACCAGGGAGCACTAAACACCCTGTTGATCGAGCTAAACAGCGCCGTCTCCTGGCGCCACCTTTTGAATTCACGAGAGCATGACAGCAGGATGCGCGACATAGAATTTATACTTAGATTTTTTGCATTGTCATCTGACGACATGCGCTCCAGAAGTAGAGGTCGAATCTCAATAAAAAAATATTTGAACGATTTTATGGGATGCGACAGTAACAACACTGAAGTCTCGATAGACATACTGCGCAACAAATTCACTGGCATGACAGACTTTGTCCACGAAAAGATCGGCCGACATGCCTTTAGCAGCACCCGGGATGGTGACGTTTTTCACTTCCATCCAACGGTGTTTGACGCAATTTCTATCGCATCCTCTTATGCAATCAACAGAGGCATCGCAATACCAACAGACCTATCGACTCGACACGAATCGTTACTCAACAACGACGAGTTTAAATATTTATTGCGATTTGAAACTATGGTCGCAACAAATATAAACCGCCGTATACAACTTGCCGCAAACATCTTGTTTGACATCAGCTATGAATAATACAACTGTACACGGACTGTTGATGACATGCAGTTCAGAACTTAAATCAATCCAGACAAAAATTAAAACACTCGGTGCATTTGATTCTTCGACACCACACTTAACTATGTACGCGCTAATTCGATCATGTGGCACTATTGAGGCCAGTATTAAAACTATAGTTGCAGACTACTTTTCCCGCAATCAGTCAGCAAGACTTAAGAGGTTTATCGACAAAAAGATACGAAATAGCCCGACAAACCCAAGATACGACCACATTCTCAAGCTCCTTGGAGAGTTTGACACAACATGGAAAGACAGCATTAAACTTCGCATCAATACACACAAGAAACGTGACAAAATACTATCGTCTCTTGACTCGCTCTGCAACGCGAGGAATGACCTTGCACATGGTGGCAGACCCAATGTCACAATTAAAGATATAGTGAAATATTATTCGAATTGCACATTAATTGTCAAAGGAGTAGATGCACTAATAGTCTAGAGTTATCTGGGAATCATTTCTCTCACGCAAAACTTCGCCCATCACCATTGGCACTTGGTGTAGCCTGGAGTTTAATCGTTGTGATTCTGATGAGCCATGGCATCCTCTCCAACGCAGACTCTCGCGTTTGCCGCCATGCCCCTTCTTTCAACATCGCGACTATTCACTCCTTAGCTTTTTGACTCCCACTCCTCTCGATGGTAACTCCCCATGAACCCAACACTTGGGGAGACTTCGCGCGCCATGTTTCTGGAGATTTATCGATGTCCCTTGAAATCAAACGAAAAATTGACCGTCTGAAAAACGGAGGGGCTCCTCGCGTCCTTGATCTTTTTGCAGGCTGTGGCGGCATCTCATTGGGCTTTCATTCCGCCGGGTACAAGCTCTGCGCCGCCATCGAGATGGACCCGGTCGCCGCTGCCTCCCATGCTCTCAATTTCTACCCACATCTCGAAGAGAACGAACGGAACCGCCACGCCCGGAGCCGCGACATCGTCCTCACCGAGCCTCATCCGTTCATGCAGGAAATGGGCTTTGACGAGCCGGAGGCTGCCATTGACGTCATCGTGGGCGGCCCGCCCTGCCAGGCGTTCGCCCGCGTGGGCCGCGCCAAGCTGCGCGAGGTTGCCGAGCACCCCCACGCCTTCATAAAGGACCCACGCAGCGACCTCTACCTGCGCTACCTGGAGTACATCAAACAGCTCAAGCCGGTGGCTCTTCTGGTTGAGAATGTGCCAGACGTCCTCAACCACGGCGGCCACAACATCTACGAGGAGATCTGCGAGGTCCTGGAGGATCTTGGCTACACATGCCGTTACACGCTGCTGAACGCCGTCCATTACGGCGTCCCTGAAATGCGCGAGAGGGCCTTCCTGATCGGCTATGCGGCCGGTGTTACTGAAGAGGTGCTCTTCCCCGAGCCGACGCACCGCCACGTGCTCCCCAAAGGCTACGAAGGGTCCCGGCAGGTCGCGCTCAAATTCCTGCCTGAACCAGACCGCGACAGCCTTAATGAGGACAATTCCCGTTTCGTCCCCACGCCCAAAGGCACCCCCGGGCTGCCCCCGGCTGTTACGGCCCGGGAGGCTCTGCAGGATCTCCCCCCCATCCGGGACCACCTGAAGGGAAAACTGAAGAAGGGTCCCCGCCGGTTCGACATGCTCTGGCCATATGAAGAGTCCCGGCAGATCACCGAGTACGGCAGACTCATGCGGTCCTGGCCCGGGTTTGAGAACCAAGTCGGCATCAAAGACCATGTGATCCGGTTCCTGCCCAGGGACTATGCCATCTTTGCCCGGATGAACGCCGGAGACCAGTACCCTGAGGCGTATCGTCACGCCATCGACCTTTTCAATGAAAAGCTCGCCGCGTTGCAGGCGAAAGGACAGGCCCCGGCCAAAGGGTCCAGGGAACACCAGCGCCTCTGGGACGAGACCGTCCCCCCCTATGATCCTGGAAAATTCCCCAACAAGTGGCGGAAGATGGAGGCTGACCAGCCTGCAAGAACGCTGATGGCCCACCTTGGCAAGGACAGCTATTCCCACATCCACTACGACAGCAGTCAGGCCCGGACCATCTCCGTCCGGGAGGCGGCAAGACTGCAGTCCTTCCCGGACGGGTTTGTGTTCATCGGTCCCATGAATCCCGGCTTCAGACAAATCGGCAACGCTGTGCCCCCGCTCATGGCCAAGGCACTTGCGGAAGTCATGCTCAAAACCCTGCGAGGCTGAAGTGTCAGGCAAAATCGCTCTGAAGAGGCTTAGTCGGTCTGATCTCACCTTCTTCCAGCAT
It includes:
- a CDS encoding DUF262 domain-containing protein — protein: MHSKKQLKTVSIPSESNDYYSNDDLYNIKSWGADLSFRELMIMYREGELEKPEIQRNYVWDKSEASRFIDSVLLGLPIPNIFLATTKRESRLIVDGYQRIMTIYDYVRGVFSKDNKVFKLTNTDKINSRWRGKAFSELADNEQRRINNTTIHAIIFEQTHPKDDDTSLYQVFERINTSGRTLFPQEIRNCVYQGALNTLLIELNSAVSWRHLLNSREHDSRMRDIEFILRFFALSSDDMRSRSRGRISIKKYLNDFMGCDSNNTEVSIDILRNKFTGMTDFVHEKIGRHAFSSTRDGDVFHFHPTVFDAISIASSYAINRGIAIPTDLSTRHESLLNNDEFKYLLRFETMVATNINRRIQLAANILFDISYE
- a CDS encoding HEPN domain-containing protein encodes the protein MTCSSELKSIQTKIKTLGAFDSSTPHLTMYALIRSCGTIEASIKTIVADYFSRNQSARLKRFIDKKIRNSPTNPRYDHILKLLGEFDTTWKDSIKLRINTHKKRDKILSSLDSLCNARNDLAHGGRPNVTIKDIVKYYSNCTLIVKGVDALIV
- a CDS encoding DNA cytosine methyltransferase, with amino-acid sequence MSLEIKRKIDRLKNGGAPRVLDLFAGCGGISLGFHSAGYKLCAAIEMDPVAAASHALNFYPHLEENERNRHARSRDIVLTEPHPFMQEMGFDEPEAAIDVIVGGPPCQAFARVGRAKLREVAEHPHAFIKDPRSDLYLRYLEYIKQLKPVALLVENVPDVLNHGGHNIYEEICEVLEDLGYTCRYTLLNAVHYGVPEMRERAFLIGYAAGVTEEVLFPEPTHRHVLPKGYEGSRQVALKFLPEPDRDSLNEDNSRFVPTPKGTPGLPPAVTAREALQDLPPIRDHLKGKLKKGPRRFDMLWPYEESRQITEYGRLMRSWPGFENQVGIKDHVIRFLPRDYAIFARMNAGDQYPEAYRHAIDLFNEKLAALQAKGQAPAKGSREHQRLWDETVPPYDPGKFPNKWRKMEADQPARTLMAHLGKDSYSHIHYDSSQARTISVREAARLQSFPDGFVFIGPMNPGFRQIGNAVPPLMAKALAEVMLKTLRG